Proteins found in one Oscarella lobularis chromosome 16, ooOscLobu1.1, whole genome shotgun sequence genomic segment:
- the LOC136196729 gene encoding mannan-binding lectin serine protease 1-like, whose product MQKLFFLLFLLAIKAVACLGCGGVLSNMHGLFASPNHPDYYPVETSCKWNISVPKGYRIRVEFVRFELEEHSAECDYDRVNVSSPNGPLQVFRSQSMCQSPISTGSTSMLFCGTPDTDGPKGPILSDGNNVIVTLYSDHSETGPGFLAHYEAIDINECIDANDCLHFCHNYIGGYHCSCKLGYNLAADNKTCYFKCQNNVINIGSDQCRELESPEYPETYPSHSNCDWTINVSTGNQIEIQINEMDIEEHPDEDCPYDKLEICLGDRHVTYCGKSLPNPISSLSNQIKIKFISDETLNLKGFNLTYCAKRLVCGDPGVPQNGKRIGSDWKYGDRVQFRCKNGYRLIGARSVQCTASGRWSANRQTCKRKSCGNPGHPAHGKTVIKEGIEKNYVYQDVIKSTCDPFYEWASGDDTRLCTANGVWTGNPLKCKPTCGQRTFYSREQIVGGRATVHGEYPWMALLYDNPCQNDPRLCAFCGGAIINEKFIVTAAHCLPSTKIGKFIVRLGVHNHRRGGREEVKCRPKRIIIHPNYDKTTFGADVAIIEIDNCTSNKSGNTKLNEIEMTHYIRPICLPNAVDDAPLQAEGSWTIAAGWGAKFNHKITSAIVLQRARLKVANTGQCQSHFQLQNYLVKSDMFCTIGGKGRDTCRGDSGGPLFARRGNHIFVMLGIVSWGDDRCGSGYSVYANALHYVAWINQIAC is encoded by the exons CTGTTGCTTGCCTCGGTTGCGGAGGCGTTCTTTCTAATATGCACGGCCTATTTGCGTCACCCAATCATCCAGATTACTATCCAGTGGAAACGTCGTGCAAATGGAATATTAGTGTTCCGAAAGGTTACCGAATTCGCGTCGAGTTCGTGCGATTTGAGCTCGAAGAGCACAGTGCCGAATGCGATTACGATCGCGTCAATGTATCGAGTCCAAACG GTCCACTTCAAGTCTTTAGGAGCCAAAGCATGTGTCAATCGCCTATTAGTACAG GAAGCACGTCTATGCTTTTTTGCGGAACGCCTGACACGGATGGGCCAAAGGGCCCGATTCTTTCTGATGGGAACAACGTTATCGTGACTCTTTACTCAGATCATTCCGAAACAGGGCCTGGATTCCTAGCCCACTATGAAGCCATTG ATATTAATGAGTGCATAGATGCAAACGACTGTCTCCACTTTTGCCACAACTACATTGGCGGCTATCACTGCTCGTGCAAACTTGGCTACAATCTCGCAGCAGACAATAAAACGTGCTACT TCAAATGCCAGAATAACGTGATCAACATCGGCTCAGACCAATGCAGAGAACTCGAGAGTCCCGAGTACCCAGAAACTTATCCCAGCCATTCTAATTGCGATTGGACCATTAATGTATCGACGGGAAATCAGATAGAAATCCAGATCAACGAAATGGATATAGAAGAACATCCCGATGAAGACTGCCCATATGACAAATTAGAA ATTTGTTTGGGAGATCGCCACGTGACCTATTGTGGAAAGTCTCTGCCCAACCCCATCTCGTCATTATCCAATcagataaaaataaaattcatAAGTGACGAAACATTAAATTTGAAGGGTTTCAATCTCACTTATTGTGCCAAAA GACTTGTTTGCGGTGATCCTGGTGTGCCTCAAAATGGAAAACGAATAGGATCTGACTGGAAGTACGGAGATCGGGTTCAGTTTCGATGCAAGAACGGCTACCGGTTGATCGGAGCACGTAGCGTACAATGCACGGCAAGTGGACGATGGAGTGCAAATCGACAAACGTGCAAAC GAAAATCGTGTGGAAACCCGGGCCACCCGGCACACGGAAAAACTGTAATAAAAGAGGgaatcgaaaaaaattacgtCTATCAAGATGTCATCAAATCGACATGTGATCCGTTCTACGAATGGGCCAGTGGAGATGACACGCGATTGTGTACAGCAAACGGAGTATGGACGGGAAATCCTCTAAAGTGCAAACCAA cgtGCGGGCAAAGAACATTTTATTCGCGAGAACAAATCGTTGGAGGGAGAGCGACTGTACACGGGGAGTATCCCTGGATGGCATTGCTTTACGACAATCCGTGTCAAAATGATCCACGGCTCTGTGCTTTTTGTGGGGGTGCCATCATCAACGAAAAATTCATTGTAACTGCCGCTCACTGCCTTCCTTCTACAAAGATAGGTAAATTTATAGTGAGGCTGGGAGTGCATAATCACAGAAGAGGTGGGCGGGAAGAAGTAAAGTGTCGGCCAAAACGCATCATAATTCATCCAAATTATGACAAAACAACGTTTGGTGCAGACGTTGCAATCATTGAAATAGACAATTGTACTTCAAATAAGAGCGGCAATACAAAATTGAACGAGATAGAGATGACGCATTACATTCGTCCAATCTGCTTGCCAAACGCAGTAGACGACGCCCCGTTGCAAGCTGAGGGAAGTTGGACAATTGCTGCCGGTTGGGGAGCAAAATTTAATCACAAGATTACGTCAGCAATTGTTTTGCAACGTGCAAGATTAAAAGTAGCCAATACAGGGCAGTGTCAGTCACATTTCCAACTACAAAATTATCTTGTCAAGTCAGACATGTTCTGTACCATTGGCGGCAAGGGAAGGGACACTTGTCGCGGTGATTCAGGTGGCCCCCTTTTTGCAAGGCGAGGAAATCATATATTTGTCATGCTTGGTATTGTGAGCTGGGGGGACGACCGTTGCGGTAGCGGCTACAGCGTCTACGCTAACGCTCTACACTACGTAGCGTGGATCAACCAAATTGCATGTTAG
- the LOC136196743 gene encoding cytochrome c oxidase subunit 6A2, mitochondrial-like, translating to MASSTKIARRFVSQFAKRLQAEEAHAGTTTQTWKGISIVVALPVCGYLFYKHVIVGEIHDETREFKPWPHLRIRNKPFPWSDGDTTLFHNPHMNLGPPKEETPVIENDTKVHWITQWIWDNLTEDFELREQKRNEHISQVKTRADAFLANKRERLESLHAKMHGNFSQVERRPKSPDQGLHGY from the exons atggcgtcgtcgacgaaaatcgctcgccgattcgtttcgcagtTCGCAAAACGACTGCAAGCGGAAGAGGCGCACGCCGGAACGACGACTCAAACGTGGAAAGGGATC TCAATCGTCGTTGCGCTGCCCGTTTGCGGCTATCTATTCTACAAACACGTCATAGTCGGTGAGATACACGACGAAACACGCGAATTCAAGCCGTGGCCACATCTTCGCATACGAAACAAG CCTTTTCCGTGGTCCGACGGTGATACAACGCTCTTTCATAATCCGCACATGAATCTGGGACCCCCTAAAGAGGAAACGCCGGTCATTGAGAACGACACTAAAGTg CATTGGATTACTCAGTGGATATGGGACAATTTGACTGAAGATTTCGAGTTGAGGGAGCAAAAACGCAATGAGCATATAAGCCAAGTGAAAACCAGAGCAGATGCTTT tcTTGCCAATAAACGAGAGCGGTTGGAATCGCTGCATGCCAAAATGCATGGGAATTTTTCTCAGGTTGAAAGAAGGCCAAAGTCACCTGATCAAGGCTTGCATGGATACTGA
- the LOC136196734 gene encoding ubiquitin conjugation factor E4 B-like isoform X2, translating into MSELTPEELRQRRLARLGTISPSTSPPDRMTSPTMTYRPPPTAKVTQAKPATKESTDERKPKIRKKEVDSTLSLSNEALLRKWLEKILKIKIRLEHEEETAKEKEDIDCLPALSGWIGEMEISESDSVDFGDAVCQGLMEKLLLMVDRNIEGDSIMTYLIQSYHTALNEDRNKSVSQVETQCLIAIKSAIVSHIVLYLQGVFSSSGKSPFSFLTSSSFSLSSLSAEFLTDLVTECHGPSDCLNEVLGLFALCLCQLARKQFLIDNNYMEAIKVLRLLFDVRIASERPFCDVFGSHSAFIPHQSHNSPLAKLLQGTSLMGALFCQSTFPSENNGLAEKYFSGTLRATREANMTLRNSLQIYRNEVYHIVHALLLNQPTRSRTLHFIRLVIESNRKRAQLQYHMKDVCDDGFMLNFLSVMHKLAVKVQLNKVDPLYVHRSDSKLNVSQETELHTTLSSLSELKKSIDSSVDVKFPTECFYLTVAAHHVALMPALKFYENKLKEMRHVMRILGETERAEAEQQIDVNQRKALLYNRLEALKRERACLEVAILDENLLTGSLQFYSSLARWLFSIADPRTENLDLSLPSTVPIAFASLPQYFVEDMADFLIFLLQHCPFYLNEFFTPSLASLFIFLVCCSTKFITSPYLVAKLIEVFFGSSPAVHTHPKANLFLDQALSLPLAAKHLPIALMKFFADVETTGSSNEFFDKFNIRYHISVVLEHLWNFPAHRQTIFEACENIIAVDSDVVRFINMLMNDTTFLLDESLDSLKAIHETQQALQDRVSWDQQPRELQQSRYSQLQMDERQCRSYLTLATSTVNMMHYLSKNQPAPFLRPELIDRLAAMLNFNMQQLCGPKCSDLKVKNPEKYSFNPRALLNQLVDIYLHLDSPQFVMAVANDERSYRIEIFENACRQLRKGIKPEHEIERLSDFSARVNAQFTDIVKSSIELSDIPEEFIDPLMNTLMTDPVLLPSGMIMDRAIITRHLLNSPTDPFNRQDLTMDMIEPATELKERIEKWLAEKKQ; encoded by the exons ATGAGCGAACTAACGCCCGAGGAA CTGCGAcagcgtcgtctcgctcgtTTGGGAACGATTTCGCCTTCGACATCTCCTCCGGatcgaatgacgtcaccaacaATGACGTACAGGCCGCCTCCGACAGCGAAAGTCACGCAAGCAAAGCCAGCAACCAAGGAGTCGACCGATGAAAGAAAGCCAAAGATAAGAAAGAAGGAA GTCGATTCTACTTTGAGTTTGAGTAACGAAGCACTTTTGAGAAAGTGGctcgaaaaaattctcaaaattaaaattcgtCTTGAG CACGAGGAAGAGAcagcgaaagagaaagaggacaTTGATTGTCTTCCTGCTTTGTCAGGATGGATAGGTGAAATGGAAATATCCG AATCTGATTCTGTTGATTTTGGAGACGCTGTTTGTCAGGGTTTAATGGAAAAGTTATTGCTAATGGTTGATAGGAATATTGAAGGAGATAGTATTATGACTTATCTAATACAATCCTATCACACTGCTCTCAACGAAGATAGAAAT AAAAGCGTTTCTCAAGTGGAGACACAGTGTCTTATAGCAATCAAATCTGCTATAGTGTCACACATTGTTCTTTATCTACAAGGAGTCTTTTCATCGAG TGGAaagtctcctttttctttcttgactTCGTcatccttttctctctcttccttATCAGCTGAATTCCTCACAGACCTTGTTACGGAATGTCACGGTCCTTCTGATTGTCTTAATGAA GTTCTTGGGCTCTTTGCTTTATGTCTGTGTCAATTGGCTAGGAAACAATTCCTCATCGATAACAACTACATGGAAGCTATAAAA GTCCTAAGACtactttttgacgtcagaatcgcTTCGGAACGACCCTTCTGCGACGTC TTTGGATCTCACTCTGCTTTCATTCCTCATCAAAGTCACAACTCTCCACTCGCTAAACTTCTACAGGGCACTTCTCTTATGGGGGCTCTGTTTTGCCAGTCAACATTTCCTTCTGAAAAC AATGGCTTGGCTGAGAAATACTTCTCTGGCACTCTACGAGCTACTCGCGAGGCCAACATGACGTTGAGAAACTCTTTACAAATATATAGG AATGAAGTCTATCACATTGTACATGCTTTGTTGCTAAATCAACCAACGAGATCTCGTACTCTACACTTTATTCGGCTAGTTATTGAAAGCAATAGAAAACGAGCACAATTGCAA TATCATATGAAGGATGTTTGTGATGACGGATTTATGCTCAATTTTCTATCAGTTATGCATAAATTGGCTGTGAAAGTTCAACTCAACAAA gtgGATCCTCTCTATGTTCATCGTTCTGACTCCAAACTGAACGTTTCCCAGGAAACGGAACTTCACACTACTTTATCCTCATTATCTGAATTGAAAAAGTCGATTGATTCAAgtgttgacgtcaaatttccgACGGAATGTTTTTACTTGACCGTGGCCGCTCATCACGTGGCCCTAATGCCGGCACTGAAATTCTACGAAAACAAATTAAAAGAAATGCGTCACGTGATGCGAATTCTAGGTGAAACGGAACGCGCCGAAGCCGAGcaacaaatcgacgtcaatcaaaGAAAAGCCTTACTCTATAATAGATTGGag GCTTTGAAAAGGGAGCGCGCTTGCCTTGAAGTGGCCATACTTGATGAGAATCTTTTAACGGGGTCCCTACAATTTTATTCCTCTCTTGCTCGTTGGCTTTTCTCTATCGCTGATCCTCGTACAGAGAA TCTTGATTTGAGTCTCCCTTCGACTGTCCCAATCGCTTTTGCGTCATTGCCCCAATACTTTGTAGAGGACATGGCCGACTTTCTCATATTTCTTCTCCA GCACTGCCCTTTCTATCTCAACGAGTTCTTTACGCCCAGTTTGGCTTCTCTATTTATTTTCCTCGTATGTTGTAGCACGAAATTTATCACGAGTCCCTATCTAGTAGCGAAACTCATTGAA gTTTTCTTTGGCTCCAGTCCCGCCGTGCACACCCATCCCAAAGCGAATTTATTTCTCGATCAAGCTCTATCGCTTCCTCTTGCAGCGAAGCATCTTCCCATAGCTCTCATGAAATTTTTCGCAG ACGTTGAAACGACCGGATCATCTAACGAATTTTTTGACAAATTCAACATACGGTATCACATATCGGTAGTTTTAGAGCATCTATGGAATTTTCCGGCTCACCGACAGACCATCTTTGAAGCGTGCGA gAATATTATTGCTGTTGATTCTGATGTCGTTCGCTTCATTAACATGCTCATGAACGAtacgacgtttcttctcgacgaatcTCTAGATTCTCTTAAAGCGATTCACGAGACGCAGCAGGCGCTTCAAGATCGCGTTTCGTGGGATCAGCAGCCAAGGGAGTTGCAACAATCGCGTTATTCTCAATTGCAGATGGACGAAAGGCAATGTCGATCCTATCTCACACTAGCCACATCCACTGTCAATATGATGCACTATTTAAGCAAAAATCAGCCGGCTCCCTTTCTCAGACCC GAATTGATTGATCGATTGGCTGCTATGTTGAATTTTAATATGCAGCAATTGTGTGGTCCAAAATGTAGTGATCTTAAG GTTAAAAATCCAGAAAAGTATAGTTTTAATCCTCGTGCTTTACTCAACCAACTGGTTGATATTTATCTACATCTCGATAGTCCACAATTTGTCATGGCAGTAGCCAATGACGAG AGATCGTACAGAATAGAGATTTTTGAGAATGCATGTCGACAGTTGAGGAAAGGAATCAAGCCTGAG CACGAAATTGAACGACTCAGTGACTTTTCTGCACGAGTCAATGCCCAATTTACAGACATTGTCAAAAGCAGTATAGAACTGAGTGACATTCCAGAAGAATTCATAG ATCCATTAATGAATACTCTTATGACGGACCCCGTTCTCCTTCCCAGTGGAATGATCATGGATCGAGCAATTATAACAAGACATCTACTCAATTCCCCTACGGATCCATTCAACAGGCAAGATCTCACAATGGACATGATCGAACCAG CAACTGAGCTAAAGGAACGCATAGAAAAATGGCTGGCAGAGAAGAAACAATAG
- the LOC136196734 gene encoding ubiquitin conjugation factor E4 B-like isoform X1 — protein sequence MSELTPEELRQRRLARLGTISPSTSPPDRMTSPTMTYRPPPTAKVTQAKPATKESTDERKPKIRKKEVDSTLSLSNEALLRKWLEKILKIKIRLEHEEETAKEKEDIDCLPALSGWIGEMEISESDSVDFGDAVCQGLMEKLLLMVDRNIEGDSIMTYLIQSYHTALNEDRNKSVSQVETQCLIAIKSAIVSHIVLYLQGVFSSSGKSPFSFLTSSSFSLSSLSAEFLTDLVTECHGPSDCLNEVLGLFALCLCQLARKQFLIDNNYMEAIKVLRLLFDVRIASERPFCDVFGSHSAFIPHQSHNSPLAKLLQGTSLMGALFCQSTFPSENNGLAEKYFSGTLRATREANMTLRNSLQIYRNEVYHIVHALLLNQPTRSRTLHFIRLVIESNRKRAQLQYHMKDVCDDGFMLNFLSVMHKLAVKVQLNKVDPLYVHRSDSKLNVSQETELHTTLSSLSELKKSIDSSVDVKFPTECFYLTVAAHHVALMPALKFYENKLKEMRHVMRILGETERAEAEQQIDVNQRKALLYNRLEALKRERACLEVAILDENLLTGSLQFYSSLARWLFSIADPRTENLDLSLPSTVPIAFASLPQYFVEDMADFLIFLLQHCPFYLNEFFTPSLASLFIFLVCCSTKFITSPYLVAKLIEVFFGSSPAVHTHPKANLFLDQALSLPLAAKHLPIALMKFFADVETTGSSNEFFDKFNIRYHISVVLEHLWNFPAHRQTIFEACENIIAVDSDVVRFINMLMNDTTFLLDESLDSLKAIHETQQALQDRVSWDQQPRELQQSRYSQLQMDERQCRSYLTLATSTVNMMHYLSKNQPAPFLRPELIDRLAAMLNFNMQQLCGPKCSDLKVKNPEKYSFNPRALLNQLVDIYLHLDSPQFVMAVANDERSYRIEIFENACRQLRKGIKPEHEIERLSDFSARVNAQFTDIVKSSIELSDIPEEFIDPLMNTLMTDPVLLPSGMIMDRAIITRHLLNSPTDPFNRQDLTMDMIEPGKEKSHNTCDVKPFFHVATELKERIEKWLAEKKQ from the exons ATGAGCGAACTAACGCCCGAGGAA CTGCGAcagcgtcgtctcgctcgtTTGGGAACGATTTCGCCTTCGACATCTCCTCCGGatcgaatgacgtcaccaacaATGACGTACAGGCCGCCTCCGACAGCGAAAGTCACGCAAGCAAAGCCAGCAACCAAGGAGTCGACCGATGAAAGAAAGCCAAAGATAAGAAAGAAGGAA GTCGATTCTACTTTGAGTTTGAGTAACGAAGCACTTTTGAGAAAGTGGctcgaaaaaattctcaaaattaaaattcgtCTTGAG CACGAGGAAGAGAcagcgaaagagaaagaggacaTTGATTGTCTTCCTGCTTTGTCAGGATGGATAGGTGAAATGGAAATATCCG AATCTGATTCTGTTGATTTTGGAGACGCTGTTTGTCAGGGTTTAATGGAAAAGTTATTGCTAATGGTTGATAGGAATATTGAAGGAGATAGTATTATGACTTATCTAATACAATCCTATCACACTGCTCTCAACGAAGATAGAAAT AAAAGCGTTTCTCAAGTGGAGACACAGTGTCTTATAGCAATCAAATCTGCTATAGTGTCACACATTGTTCTTTATCTACAAGGAGTCTTTTCATCGAG TGGAaagtctcctttttctttcttgactTCGTcatccttttctctctcttccttATCAGCTGAATTCCTCACAGACCTTGTTACGGAATGTCACGGTCCTTCTGATTGTCTTAATGAA GTTCTTGGGCTCTTTGCTTTATGTCTGTGTCAATTGGCTAGGAAACAATTCCTCATCGATAACAACTACATGGAAGCTATAAAA GTCCTAAGACtactttttgacgtcagaatcgcTTCGGAACGACCCTTCTGCGACGTC TTTGGATCTCACTCTGCTTTCATTCCTCATCAAAGTCACAACTCTCCACTCGCTAAACTTCTACAGGGCACTTCTCTTATGGGGGCTCTGTTTTGCCAGTCAACATTTCCTTCTGAAAAC AATGGCTTGGCTGAGAAATACTTCTCTGGCACTCTACGAGCTACTCGCGAGGCCAACATGACGTTGAGAAACTCTTTACAAATATATAGG AATGAAGTCTATCACATTGTACATGCTTTGTTGCTAAATCAACCAACGAGATCTCGTACTCTACACTTTATTCGGCTAGTTATTGAAAGCAATAGAAAACGAGCACAATTGCAA TATCATATGAAGGATGTTTGTGATGACGGATTTATGCTCAATTTTCTATCAGTTATGCATAAATTGGCTGTGAAAGTTCAACTCAACAAA gtgGATCCTCTCTATGTTCATCGTTCTGACTCCAAACTGAACGTTTCCCAGGAAACGGAACTTCACACTACTTTATCCTCATTATCTGAATTGAAAAAGTCGATTGATTCAAgtgttgacgtcaaatttccgACGGAATGTTTTTACTTGACCGTGGCCGCTCATCACGTGGCCCTAATGCCGGCACTGAAATTCTACGAAAACAAATTAAAAGAAATGCGTCACGTGATGCGAATTCTAGGTGAAACGGAACGCGCCGAAGCCGAGcaacaaatcgacgtcaatcaaaGAAAAGCCTTACTCTATAATAGATTGGag GCTTTGAAAAGGGAGCGCGCTTGCCTTGAAGTGGCCATACTTGATGAGAATCTTTTAACGGGGTCCCTACAATTTTATTCCTCTCTTGCTCGTTGGCTTTTCTCTATCGCTGATCCTCGTACAGAGAA TCTTGATTTGAGTCTCCCTTCGACTGTCCCAATCGCTTTTGCGTCATTGCCCCAATACTTTGTAGAGGACATGGCCGACTTTCTCATATTTCTTCTCCA GCACTGCCCTTTCTATCTCAACGAGTTCTTTACGCCCAGTTTGGCTTCTCTATTTATTTTCCTCGTATGTTGTAGCACGAAATTTATCACGAGTCCCTATCTAGTAGCGAAACTCATTGAA gTTTTCTTTGGCTCCAGTCCCGCCGTGCACACCCATCCCAAAGCGAATTTATTTCTCGATCAAGCTCTATCGCTTCCTCTTGCAGCGAAGCATCTTCCCATAGCTCTCATGAAATTTTTCGCAG ACGTTGAAACGACCGGATCATCTAACGAATTTTTTGACAAATTCAACATACGGTATCACATATCGGTAGTTTTAGAGCATCTATGGAATTTTCCGGCTCACCGACAGACCATCTTTGAAGCGTGCGA gAATATTATTGCTGTTGATTCTGATGTCGTTCGCTTCATTAACATGCTCATGAACGAtacgacgtttcttctcgacgaatcTCTAGATTCTCTTAAAGCGATTCACGAGACGCAGCAGGCGCTTCAAGATCGCGTTTCGTGGGATCAGCAGCCAAGGGAGTTGCAACAATCGCGTTATTCTCAATTGCAGATGGACGAAAGGCAATGTCGATCCTATCTCACACTAGCCACATCCACTGTCAATATGATGCACTATTTAAGCAAAAATCAGCCGGCTCCCTTTCTCAGACCC GAATTGATTGATCGATTGGCTGCTATGTTGAATTTTAATATGCAGCAATTGTGTGGTCCAAAATGTAGTGATCTTAAG GTTAAAAATCCAGAAAAGTATAGTTTTAATCCTCGTGCTTTACTCAACCAACTGGTTGATATTTATCTACATCTCGATAGTCCACAATTTGTCATGGCAGTAGCCAATGACGAG AGATCGTACAGAATAGAGATTTTTGAGAATGCATGTCGACAGTTGAGGAAAGGAATCAAGCCTGAG CACGAAATTGAACGACTCAGTGACTTTTCTGCACGAGTCAATGCCCAATTTACAGACATTGTCAAAAGCAGTATAGAACTGAGTGACATTCCAGAAGAATTCATAG ATCCATTAATGAATACTCTTATGACGGACCCCGTTCTCCTTCCCAGTGGAATGATCATGGATCGAGCAATTATAACAAGACATCTACTCAATTCCCCTACGGATCCATTCAACAGGCAAGATCTCACAATGGACATGATCGAACCAGGCAAAGAGAAATCACACAATACATGTGATGTTAAACCCTTTTTCCATGTAGCAACTGAGCTAAAGGAACGCATAGAAAAATGGCTGGCAGAGAAGAAACAATAG
- the LOC136196738 gene encoding uncharacterized protein produces MFPHVSLLLLLSIASQCLASLYHVLGVQEDASRAQIRNAYRKLAREWHPDKNKSPEAHEKFLEITEAYEVLSDLYKRIQYDRSEKIRMSRPRSRRRENVSQNVGILGGWFVPILFIFLWHWCFRAREEEETDNLPQLNQSNFKLLTKATRLLIVVIVTDKEELKPILQRFRQAIKSFQRESKFGFCWMAGYKNPHWVDMITSKTNTILNGNVIAINRKRNYFSHFSILDEARGAEEERSTVEDTFSFESNSANRNSYANRLCGWLEQLLDGSLTRHIIDEWPILE; encoded by the exons ATGTTTCCGCACGTTtcgctccttctcctcttgtCGATCGCCTCCCAGTGCCTGGCAAGCCTCTATCACGTTCTGGGCGTGCAAGAAGATGCTTCTCGCGCGCAAATAAGGAACGCATATCGAAAGCTAGCGAGAGAATG GCATCCCGATAAGAACAAAAGTCCCGAAGCCCACGAGAAATTTTTAGAGATCACCGAAGCTTACGAG GTTTTGTCGGACCTTTATAAGAGAATTCAGTACGATCGATCGGAAAAAATCAGAATGTCTAGACCGAGATCAAG gagaagagaaaatgttTCTCAAAATGTTGGGATATTGGGTGGATGGTTCGTGCCTAtacttttcatttttttgtggCACTGGTGTTTCCGagcaagagaagaagaagagactgACAATCTACCGCAGctcaatcaatcaaatttCAAACTTTTAACCAAGGCTACTCGATTACTAATAGTGGTGATTGTAACAGATAAAGAAGAGCTGAAGCCGATTTTACAGCGTTTTAGACAAGCTATCAAATCATTTCAGAG GGAGTCTAAATTTGGTTTTTGTTGGATGGCTGGTTATAAAAATCCTCATTGGGTTGACATGATTACGTCTAAAACGAACACAATTTTGAATGGAAACGTCATTGCaataaacagaaaaaggaaCTATTTTAGCCATTTTAGTATTTTGGATGAAGCTAGAGGAGCTGAAGAGGAGAGAAGTACAGTAGAAGACacattttcatttgaatcgaATAGTGCAAATAGAAATAGTTATGCTAATAGACTGTGTGGTTGGTTAGAACAGTTGCTTGATGGTTCCCTAACTAGACATATCATAGACGAGTGGCCAATtttagaataa